The Verrucomicrobiota bacterium genomic interval AGGATGGATACTTTTTTAAATATTGCGCTCGGGGTCTTTGTTTTTATTTATGCACTGGCATGGTTACTCGTTTTTCTCGGGCGACTGGGAGGCAGCGTGGGTAAATGGCTCGCGGGGAAATGTGTCGCCGCACCTGGACTGGATATCGTCGTATCACTGCTGACCTGGGTGCCGTGGGGCTTTGGAGTGTACCTCGCCGGATGGGGAGGAGTCCTTGCATCTGTGATCGGACAAATAGTCGGATTAACCCTCTGGATATGGACACATGAATGGGTGAATCGCCGACACACGCAGGGCTCCCGGATCGTCAAATCGCTCAATGGCATCGTCGGACGCACTCGCAACCATCTTGCCCTGTGGGCGTCCACGATCGTCTTACCGGTTTTTTGGTTGATCCGACTGGGAGAGATCCTTGTTTACCCCATGATCCGTGTGTTACTGGGTTTCCCCAAATACAAGGATAACCAATGGATCAATGTCAGTCGGCAGAAATTCGCGGGTCTCGTCGGGCACGATCTGGTCTGGTGTCTCTACTGCGACTGGATGACCGGGGTCTACTCTTTCGGCGCGGAAATGCTGCGCAATGTGGAAAGTTTCTGGTGTCCCATTCGATTTTCAGATCAGAATAAATGCCAAAATTGTCAGCTCGACTTCCCCGACATCAAAAAAGGCTGGGTCAAGGCCGACGGGACACTCAAGGAAGTCACCGACACATTGGAAGAAAAATACTCCGGCACAAACCGTTCATGGTTTGGCCACCCCTCACGTTCATCACCCCCTCCGCAGGGAGATACTGATCCAAAGGGCGTTACCCCCGCCGATCACTAGTGTCCCCACATCGTAAATGATGCTGACGGTGGACAAAAAAGGCGGCGGCGACCGTCATAAAAAAACGCGTACGCCAAACCTCGTAGCATTTGTGACCTTCGCCTTACTCTGGGAACCTGGTGTCGGATTTTCGCCCCCATCTCTCCGCACCGGAAAGAGGGGGGCGATGCAAAACACTCGCATAGTCCCTCCTATACAACCAGAACCAAAGCTGCCATGATCAAGTGTAAGAGAGAGATAACCGTATGGAAAAGAAATCTTCACCCGGCCGCAGACCGGCCAAGCCCACCGAAGTGTCGCCCCCGAAATCATCCGCCCCATCAGCCAGTCCCGCATCGACAGGATTTCCCATCGTCGGCATCGGTGCGTCAGCCGGGGGACTCGAAGCGTTAGGAGAATTCCTCGGTCACGTCCCAGCAGACAGCGGCATGGCATTTGTCGTGGTCACACACCTGGACCCGACGCGCAAAGGCATCATGCCCGAACTCCTCCAGCGCGTCACCAAGATGAAAGTGATCTTAATCAAGGATCGCACCAAGATTCAGCCAGACTGCGTCTATGTGATCCCGCCGAACAAGGACTTGTCCCTCCTACACGGCACGCTGCATTTGCTGGCGCCGACGGCGCCGCGCGGATTACGTTTGCCGATTGATTCTTTCTTCCGCTCCCTAGCGCAGGATCAGCACGAGCGCAGCATCGGCGTGATTCTTTCCGGCATGGGCTCGGACGGCACGCTGGGACTGCAAGCCATCAAAGAAATGGCAGGCGTGGTAATGGTGCAAACGGCGGCGGCGGCCAAATTTGACGACATGCCGCGCAGCGCGATTGACACGGGGCTGGCGGACATCGTCGCCCCTGCGGACGAGTTACCCGGCAAGCTCCTCACCTATTTGCAACGGGCTCCGATGGCCGTCGACTCCGAAGTCGCCTTGGAAAACATGGCCCAGAGCACCTTGGAAAAGGCGGTCATCCTACTGCGCGCCCACACGGGCCATGACTTTTCGCATTACAAAAAGAACACCCTGCACCGCCGGATCGAGCGCCGGATGGGCATTCATCAGATTAGCAAGACAGCCGACTATATCCGCTACTTGCAGGAGAACTCACAGGAGTTAGATTTGCTTTTTAAGGAACTATTAATCGGGGTGACGAATTTTTTCCGCGATCCGGCGATCTGGGAATACTTGCGCGATCAAGCCATTCCCGAGCTCCTCGCCAGCCGCCCGCCCGGTCAGGCGCTCCGGGCTTGGGTGACGGGGTGCTCCACCGGCGAGGAGGCATATTCCCTGGCCATGGTGTTTAAGGAGGCAGTGGAGGCGATCACGCCAAAGGGGGATTTTTCCCTGCACATTTTTGCGACCGACCTAGACAAGGATGCGATCAGCAAGGCCCGCCAGTGTGTCTTTCCGGCCGATATTTCCGCCGACGTGTCACCGGCGCGACTGGCCCGGTTCTTTGCTAAGGACGACCACGGCTACCGCGTCCGCAAGGAGATTCGCGACATGGTCACCTTTGCGCCGCAGAATCTCATTATGGATGCGCCCTTCACAAAGCTGGATATCTTGACCTGCCGCAACCTGCTCATCTATCTGGATGCTGATTTACAGAAGAAACTGATGCCGCTTTTTCATCATAACCTGAATCTCGGGGGCATCCTACTTCTCGGCAGCGCGGAAACGGTGGGCGGATTCACCGATTTATTCGACCTGATCAATCCCAAATCGCGGCTCTATCGGCGGACGGAGGCGGCCTTGCGACCAGGAATGGTCGAGTTCCCTTCCTCCTTTAGCGCGCGGGCGTCCGGCGGGCGCACGGCGGAAACGCACTCGACCACGAAACCGCCGGCCAGTCTCCAATCCGCGGCGGATCAGTTAGTCCTGACGCGTTATGCGCCACCCGCCGCGCTTTGTAATGACAAGGGCGACATTTTCTACATCAGTGGACACACCGGCAAATACCTCGAGCCCGCAGCCGGCAAGGCGAACTGGAATATTTTCGCCATGGCCCGCGAAGGGCTGCGTTACGACCTGAATGTCGCTTTCCAGAAAGCGCTCCGCCAAAAATCTCTCGTGACATTTCGCGGCCACGAAATCCGGCCCGGGGGCGGGGAGCTATTCGTGGAGGTCACAGTCCAGCAACTCGAAGAAGCCGGTCCGTTACAGGGATTAGTGATGATCGTATTCACCGACTTACCCGCGCCCGTGGGACCCAAATCGGCCAAAGGGACGGGTCGTACCGCAAAGACGTCTGCCCACGCACCGCGACTGGCCGAGCTGGAGCGGGAACTCCAGGCGGCCCGCGAAGAGACGCGCACCGCTCGCGAGGATATGCAGACTTCTCAGGAAGAGCTCCGGTCCACCAACGAGGAAATGCAATCCACCAATGAAGAGTTACAGTCCACTAACGAGGAGATCACCACCTCAAAGGAGGAGATGCAATCGCTCAATGAGGAACTCCAGACGGTCAACCACGAGCTACAGACAAAGGTGGACGAGTTATCGCACTCCGCCAACGACATGAAGAATCTGCTCAACAGCACCGACATCGCCACACTCTTTCTAGATAAGGACCTCAACGTGCGCCGCTTCACGCCGCAGGCGACGAAAATCATCAAGCTCATACCCGGCGACGTGGGCCGTCCGATCACCGATCTGGCCACCGGACTTTGTTACCCGGAACTGATGGAGGATGGGCGCGCGGTGCTGGAGACTCTGGTCCCTGCGGAGAAGCCGATCGGCTGCAAAGACGGTCGCTGGTTCACCGTACGTATCATGCCCTATCGCACGCTGGACGATAGGATAGACGGCGTAGTGATCACCTTCGCGGACATCACCGTAGCCACGGCAACGGCCTCGAAACTAGGGGTCCAGCACGCCAGCCTAGAGAAACGCTTCGCCAAACAGACTGCGGGCATCAAGGAATCTCAGCAGAATGCGCCGACGCCAGCGTCCGCAGGGCAATGCAAAAATAAATCTGCCAGCAAATCGCCCGCAGCCGGAAAAAATAAAGGGAGATCGTCATGAAACTCAAACCACCCGCCACCTCTGACGCCGCTACCCTGCGCCGCCATGCTGAAGGCCAGTTACGAACGCCGTAGAAGTCAAAAGTCACCAGCCCACTCTCAGCGCACGCTCCACGAATTGCAGGTCCACAAGATCGAGCTGGAGATGCAGAATGCGGAACTCCAGGAAGCCCGCAACCAGCTGGAGGCGCAGCTAGATAAATACACCGACCTCTACGACTTCGCGCCGGTCGGCTATTTTTCTCTGGACAAAAACGGCCTGATTCTTGAAGCGAACCTGACGGGTGCGTCCTTGCTCGGCGTGGAACGTTCCCGGCTCATCAAGCGGCGTATGTCAGGTCTTGTGATCTGTACTCGAATACGTCACAAAGGGTTCGGTTTTGGTTCTTTTATCCTTGGCCAGTTGTAGACAGAATCTATTTCTATGTGCCGAACTCATTTGACGAAGAGACTCCCCCTTATTTTAGTTTTTCTATTTTGTTTCGTCGCATGCACGTCTCCTAAATCTGCCTTACGCAAGGAGGGTGTTGTTATCCGTGAAAACTTGGTATTCGCTGAGCGTAGCGGGAAAAAGCTGACCCTTGATTTTTATGAAAACTCCCAGAGTAAAAACCCGCCCTTGGTCATTTGGTTTCATGGGGGTGGATATGTCGCTGGGAGCAAAGAGGATTGTCCACTGGGATTTCTTGTGAATAAAGGATTTGCAGTGGCGAGTGTGAGCTACCGGTATACAACAGTCGCGCCGTGGCCCGCCCAGCGTGATGACGCTTTGCTCGCGCTTAACTGGTTGCGCGAAACAAAGGATTTGAATTTTGACCGGGACAATATTTATTTGGCCGGTATTTCTGCCGGAGGACACTTAGCATCGATCACGGGTTTGGCTGATCAGAATAAACCCAGGGTACGCGGGATTATTGATCTCTGTGGTGGCGTGGATATGCGCAAACTCCATATTGAAGGCAGCCCGTTTGCGCGGGACTGTGTGGAAAAAATGTTTAATGGCCCTCCCCGTAACCCTGACTCAAATGTGGATAGCGCGAATCCCGCCTTGTTAGTTAATAGTCATTCTCCGCCGTTTTTGATTATTCACGGGACGGCAGACAAAACGATTCCTATCAATCAAAGTGAAATATTAGTCGAGAAATTAAAGACCTCTGGTATGCCCGTGACATTTATACGCTTAGAGGGGATGGAACATTCTTTAGGAGGTCCAAATAATCCAGTTCTCAAGGAGGCTGTGATTGGATTTTTAATTCCTCAGAAAAAACGCCAAGTGAAATGAGGAATGCTTTACAATAGCCCCGTGCATCTTTTTAATGCGCGAATGTCAAAAAGTGTCTGTTTATTTAATCGGGAAGATTTGGCGAAAGTTTATCTTCCTGTAGGTCAGATGTTGCAAATCGATCGTGTGCTCTCGATTGAGGGCCCTGAGATACATGCCGAAATGGATCTCGTCGGGCATTGGGTTTTCCCCCTGCATTTTCCGAATGATCCTGTATTTCCGGGGTGTCTCCTGATCGAAGCGGCAGGGCAACTCGTCGCGATATGGGGATGGCATGCCCAGCTTAAAGGGAACCCGCGTATGGCAAAAGTTTCCGCTAATTTTTTGCGACCCATCATACCTGAACAGGGGGTCATTACTCTCAAGTCAAAAATCCAAATCAAACGCCACGTCGTCCGGGGTAATGTCCAAGTCTTTGCGGGTGGTGAGCTCGCTGCGGAAATCGAACCCGTCATTGTTATTGTAAAGGAATAACGAAGCGGGGCTGAGTCAAAGCGAAACCCCGGATCGTCTCTTATTATTTAGACAGGTT includes:
- a CDS encoding chemotaxis protein CheB; its protein translation is MEKKSSPGRRPAKPTEVSPPKSSAPSASPASTGFPIVGIGASAGGLEALGEFLGHVPADSGMAFVVVTHLDPTRKGIMPELLQRVTKMKVILIKDRTKIQPDCVYVIPPNKDLSLLHGTLHLLAPTAPRGLRLPIDSFFRSLAQDQHERSIGVILSGMGSDGTLGLQAIKEMAGVVMVQTAAAAKFDDMPRSAIDTGLADIVAPADELPGKLLTYLQRAPMAVDSEVALENMAQSTLEKAVILLRAHTGHDFSHYKKNTLHRRIERRMGIHQISKTADYIRYLQENSQELDLLFKELLIGVTNFFRDPAIWEYLRDQAIPELLASRPPGQALRAWVTGCSTGEEAYSLAMVFKEAVEAITPKGDFSLHIFATDLDKDAISKARQCVFPADISADVSPARLARFFAKDDHGYRVRKEIRDMVTFAPQNLIMDAPFTKLDILTCRNLLIYLDADLQKKLMPLFHHNLNLGGILLLGSAETVGGFTDLFDLINPKSRLYRRTEAALRPGMVEFPSSFSARASGGRTAETHSTTKPPASLQSAADQLVLTRYAPPAALCNDKGDIFYISGHTGKYLEPAAGKANWNIFAMAREGLRYDLNVAFQKALRQKSLVTFRGHEIRPGGGELFVEVTVQQLEEAGPLQGLVMIVFTDLPAPVGPKSAKGTGRTAKTSAHAPRLAELERELQAAREETRTAREDMQTSQEELRSTNEEMQSTNEELQSTNEEITTSKEEMQSLNEELQTVNHELQTKVDELSHSANDMKNLLNSTDIATLFLDKDLNVRRFTPQATKIIKLIPGDVGRPITDLATGLCYPELMEDGRAVLETLVPAEKPIGCKDGRWFTVRIMPYRTLDDRIDGVVITFADITVATATASKLGVQHASLEKRFAKQTAGIKESQQNAPTPASAGQCKNKSASKSPAAGKNKGRSS
- a CDS encoding PAS domain-containing protein, yielding MLKASYERRRSQKSPAHSQRTLHELQVHKIELEMQNAELQEARNQLEAQLDKYTDLYDFAPVGYFSLDKNGLILEANLTGASLLGVERSRLIKRRMSGLVICTRIRHKGFGFGSFILGQL
- a CDS encoding alpha/beta hydrolase gives rise to the protein MVFAERSGKKLTLDFYENSQSKNPPLVIWFHGGGYVAGSKEDCPLGFLVNKGFAVASVSYRYTTVAPWPAQRDDALLALNWLRETKDLNFDRDNIYLAGISAGGHLASITGLADQNKPRVRGIIDLCGGVDMRKLHIEGSPFARDCVEKMFNGPPRNPDSNVDSANPALLVNSHSPPFLIIHGTADKTIPINQSEILVEKLKTSGMPVTFIRLEGMEHSLGGPNNPVLKEAVIGFLIPQKKRQVK